In Propionimicrobium sp. PCR01-08-3, one DNA window encodes the following:
- a CDS encoding single-stranded DNA-binding protein yields the protein MAGETQITLVGNLTADPELRFTPSGAAVANFTVASTPRTFDRQTNEWKDGESMFLNCSIWRQAAENVAESLQKGMRVVVHGRLKARSYDDREGNRRTVFEVDVDEVGPSLRYATAKVTRTSSGSGGNWQGGNQGGQPNQGGGYNQGGFNNANQGGGQDNWQSGGSSSPNRGVSNDPWASAQSEEPPF from the coding sequence ATGGCAGGTGAAACCCAGATCACACTGGTAGGCAACCTGACTGCCGACCCCGAACTACGGTTCACGCCGTCGGGCGCAGCGGTGGCAAATTTCACGGTTGCCTCAACGCCGCGCACTTTCGACCGTCAGACCAATGAGTGGAAAGACGGCGAATCCATGTTCCTCAACTGCTCCATCTGGCGCCAGGCGGCCGAAAACGTCGCCGAATCGCTCCAGAAGGGCATGCGGGTGGTCGTTCATGGCCGGCTCAAAGCACGCAGCTACGACGACCGGGAAGGCAACCGCCGCACGGTCTTCGAAGTCGACGTCGATGAGGTCGGTCCGTCGCTTCGCTACGCCACAGCAAAAGTCACCCGTACCTCTTCTGGTTCCGGCGGCAATTGGCAAGGTGGCAACCAGGGCGGCCAGCCCAATCAGGGCGGCGGCTATAACCAAGGTGGCTTTAACAACGCCAACCAGGGCGGCGGCCAGGATAACTGGCAGTCGGGTGGTTCGTCCTCACCCAACCGCGGCGTCTCGAACGACCCGTGGGCCAGCGCCCAAAGCGAAGAACCGCCGTTCTGA
- the rpsF gene encoding 30S ribosomal protein S6 has protein sequence MRKYEIMIIIDPDVDERQVPALLEKHQKVITAANGVIDNQDVWGKRRMAYEINKKPEGIYAVLDITAPVDAVKEMDRLMSIDEQIMRAKVMRTDKK, from the coding sequence ATGCGTAAGTACGAGATCATGATCATCATTGACCCCGATGTCGACGAGCGTCAGGTGCCGGCTCTGCTGGAGAAGCATCAGAAGGTCATCACCGCAGCCAACGGCGTCATCGACAACCAGGACGTCTGGGGCAAGCGCCGGATGGCCTATGAGATCAACAAGAAGCCCGAAGGCATCTACGCCGTGCTCGATATCACGGCGCCCGTTGATGCCGTCAAGGAAATGGATCGGCTCATGTCCATTGATGAGCAGATCATGCGCGCCAAGGTGATGCGCACCGACAAGAAGTAG
- a CDS encoding rhodanese-like domain-containing protein, with protein MGFRDLFSKDEPEADEFAISITDALGQLAKGGLFIDVRTRSEYERGHIPGAKLIAITDLRESALEAIWGDDPLAMLDPETASKTIVVVSSTPAHASAATHLLRDQGLNAYALAGGLIAWVRDGQVLLPGPPR; from the coding sequence ATGGGCTTCCGCGATTTGTTCAGCAAGGACGAACCCGAGGCTGACGAGTTTGCGATCTCGATCACGGACGCGCTCGGTCAACTCGCCAAGGGCGGCCTGTTCATCGACGTACGGACGCGAAGCGAGTACGAGCGGGGCCATATCCCCGGCGCGAAGCTGATCGCGATCACCGACCTGAGGGAATCCGCGCTCGAGGCGATCTGGGGGGATGATCCGCTGGCGATGCTCGACCCGGAGACCGCGTCCAAGACCATCGTGGTGGTCAGTTCGACTCCGGCGCACGCATCAGCGGCCACCCATTTGCTGCGCGACCAAGGCCTCAACGCCTACGCGCTGGCAGGCGGCCTGATCGCCTGGGTGCGCGACGGCCAGGTGCTGTTGCCCGGCCCACCCCGCTGA
- a CDS encoding deoxyribonuclease IV, which translates to MTFELGMTVDQSDPVGEALRGQVPIVQIQIGDPQSWKAPKLGFEDGPEALREQAERAGVGIYVHAPYVINVASTNNRIRIPSRKILQQHVSAAAAIGARGVIVHGGHVTANDDPAQGYVNWFKAVDGLRLECPILIENTAGGSHAMARYLDSIGRLWEQLAKASDFDQVGFCLDTCHAHASGEELTGIVERARAITGRIDLVHLNDSRDVAGSGADRHTHLGQGQIDPDLLVEVVKQADAPTILETHGSIEDQAADVAWLRQRL; encoded by the coding sequence ATGACCTTCGAACTCGGGATGACCGTCGACCAGTCCGATCCGGTGGGTGAGGCGCTGCGGGGCCAGGTGCCGATCGTCCAGATTCAGATCGGCGACCCGCAGAGTTGGAAGGCACCGAAGCTCGGCTTCGAAGACGGGCCCGAGGCGCTGCGCGAGCAGGCCGAGCGGGCAGGGGTCGGCATCTACGTGCACGCGCCCTACGTGATCAATGTGGCTTCGACGAACAACCGCATCCGGATCCCGAGCCGCAAGATCTTGCAGCAACACGTCAGCGCAGCGGCCGCGATCGGGGCGCGCGGTGTGATCGTGCACGGTGGTCACGTGACTGCCAACGACGATCCGGCTCAGGGGTACGTGAACTGGTTCAAGGCCGTCGACGGGCTGCGGCTGGAGTGCCCGATCCTGATCGAGAACACGGCCGGCGGTTCGCATGCGATGGCCCGCTACCTCGATTCGATCGGCAGACTGTGGGAGCAGCTGGCCAAGGCGTCCGACTTCGATCAGGTCGGGTTCTGCCTCGACACCTGCCATGCACACGCCTCCGGCGAGGAGCTAACGGGGATCGTCGAGCGGGCGCGGGCCATCACCGGACGTATCGATCTGGTGCATCTCAACGATTCGCGCGACGTGGCCGGCTCGGGTGCCGACCGCCACACCCACCTCGGACAAGGCCAGATCGACCCCGATCTGCTGGTCGAAGTCGTGAAGCAGGCCGATGCCCCGACCATTCTGGAGACCCACGGCAGCATCGAGGATCAGGCGGCAGACGTCGCCTGGCTTCGTCAACGGCTGTAG
- a CDS encoding Na+/H+ antiporter, with the protein METFDLILLVLTVVLVSAVLDQLLTRLALPLVQILIGALLSVVVGEPLHISTSPELFLVLFIAPLLFDESRKINKQMFVRNIGSILSLAIGLVIISALVVGFSLHWLAPTIPLAGTFALGAMLGPTDAAAVTALSRSLQLNTRQKSLLSGEALINDASGIVSFQFAVAALVTGAFSLAEAGVSFAISFFGGLATGALLGFLAVVILRSVRAIGLESTVFHVLFEVVTPFIIFLITEELHASGILGVVAAGLVMTLFPQLRSSYQARVKLVSSSVWEVLTFVINGVVFVLLGMQLPYAFEHSWEDATNPISLVGLIFVVTFISTALRFIWLFGMEMLHRRRMQDKLGTPRPGGRQLLRDVAVTTFAGPKGAVTLSIAFTLPYTLASGDLFAQRDELIFLASGVILLTLLLANFVVPVLAPKADTSDEEKQLAKVHVEILNKVVRALREQSTAATAVPVSIVVNEYRLQVRELTEEDEQTALLQQLRTEVIADQELYLDEAKESGAVDPETARICASILRRNLAVVTTGKRRGIFTSLMRTQAQQWMGRSQRPAELRESARRSGKTRDAQILLEVRAVQYLGGVLEHSNDERAEAASRLKTDHEVLLRMYRRQRQMAGDAQGRPTGDRAQLWESVRTIEEEGFRLELSFIQDLYEDGTLSRAQATKLRDSVYLMQLNTAETRH; encoded by the coding sequence ATGGAGACATTCGACCTGATCCTTCTGGTACTGACCGTCGTCCTGGTGTCGGCAGTGCTCGACCAGCTGCTCACCCGGCTGGCGCTGCCGCTGGTGCAGATCTTGATCGGCGCGCTGTTGTCCGTGGTCGTCGGTGAGCCTCTGCACATATCCACCAGCCCCGAACTGTTCCTGGTGCTGTTCATCGCGCCATTGCTCTTCGACGAATCCCGCAAGATCAACAAGCAGATGTTCGTCCGCAACATCGGGAGCATCCTGTCGCTGGCCATCGGTTTGGTGATCATCTCGGCCCTGGTCGTCGGATTCAGCCTGCATTGGCTGGCGCCGACGATTCCGCTGGCGGGTACGTTCGCGCTCGGCGCCATGCTGGGGCCCACCGATGCGGCGGCCGTCACCGCGCTATCGCGCAGCCTGCAACTCAACACCAGACAGAAGTCGTTGCTGTCGGGAGAAGCATTGATCAACGATGCCTCGGGCATCGTCTCCTTCCAGTTCGCGGTGGCCGCGCTGGTCACCGGCGCTTTCAGCCTCGCCGAGGCCGGAGTGTCCTTCGCGATCTCCTTCTTCGGAGGCCTGGCGACCGGGGCGCTGCTCGGTTTTCTCGCCGTCGTGATCCTGCGCTCGGTGCGGGCGATCGGTCTTGAAAGCACGGTGTTTCACGTGCTTTTCGAAGTGGTGACACCGTTCATCATCTTCTTGATAACCGAAGAACTGCACGCCTCCGGAATCCTCGGGGTGGTGGCCGCCGGCCTGGTGATGACCCTCTTCCCGCAACTGCGGTCGAGCTACCAGGCCAGAGTGAAACTGGTGTCGTCCAGCGTGTGGGAGGTGCTGACCTTCGTCATCAACGGCGTCGTCTTCGTGCTCTTGGGCATGCAACTGCCGTACGCGTTCGAGCACTCCTGGGAGGACGCCACCAATCCGATCAGCCTTGTCGGACTGATTTTCGTGGTGACATTCATTTCGACGGCCCTGCGCTTTATCTGGTTGTTCGGGATGGAAATGCTGCACCGGCGGCGAATGCAGGACAAGCTCGGCACGCCCCGACCCGGTGGCCGGCAGCTGCTGCGCGACGTGGCGGTCACCACATTCGCCGGCCCCAAGGGTGCGGTCACGCTGTCGATCGCATTCACCTTGCCGTACACGCTTGCCAGCGGGGACCTTTTCGCCCAACGCGACGAGTTGATCTTCTTGGCGTCCGGGGTGATCTTGTTGACCTTGCTGCTCGCTAACTTCGTGGTGCCGGTGCTGGCACCCAAGGCCGACACTTCGGACGAAGAGAAGCAGCTGGCGAAAGTCCACGTCGAGATTCTGAACAAGGTCGTGCGGGCCTTGCGGGAGCAGTCGACGGCCGCCACCGCAGTGCCCGTCTCCATTGTCGTCAACGAATACCGGCTGCAGGTCCGTGAGCTCACCGAAGAGGACGAACAGACCGCGCTGCTGCAGCAGTTGCGTACCGAGGTCATCGCCGACCAGGAGCTCTACCTCGACGAGGCGAAGGAATCCGGTGCCGTCGACCCGGAGACGGCGCGCATCTGCGCGTCCATTCTGCGCCGCAACCTTGCGGTGGTCACCACCGGGAAGCGGCGGGGTATTTTCACCTCGCTGATGCGCACCCAGGCACAGCAATGGATGGGCCGTTCCCAGCGTCCGGCCGAGCTGCGGGAAAGCGCCCGGCGCTCAGGCAAGACCAGGGACGCCCAGATTCTGCTCGAGGTGCGCGCTGTGCAGTACCTCGGTGGGGTGCTCGAACACAGCAACGACGAGCGGGCCGAGGCCGCGTCCAGATTGAAGACCGACCACGAGGTGCTGTTGCGGATGTACCGCAGGCAGCGCCAGATGGCCGGGGACGCCCAGGGCCGCCCGACCGGCGACCGGGCCCAGTTGTGGGAGTCGGTCAGGACCATCGAGGAGGAGGGCTTCCGCCTCGAACTCAGCTTTATTCAGGACCTCTACGAGGATGGCACGCTCTCCAGGGCGCAGGCCACCAAGCTGCGCGACAGCGTCTACCTGATGCAACTGAACACCGCCGAGACCCGGCACTGA
- a CDS encoding amino acid ABC transporter ATP-binding protein, with amino-acid sequence MTQNVLELDEVTKIYPGPVQALTKISLQVARSEVLVIIGPSGCGKSTLLRTINGLEPIQGGSITFNDQVITDRKVKWEPVRERIGMVFQSYELFPHLTVLDNLLLGPKVVQKAKKDEMTARAHALLKRVGLDDRADSYPRQLSGGQKQRIAIVRALMMQPEVLLLDEITASLDPEMVREVLDVVLELAGDGMTMLIVTHEMAFAQAIADRVIFMEAGQIVEEGEPKSFFAHPQTERARQFLTTFVFETPGT; translated from the coding sequence GTGACTCAGAACGTCCTTGAACTCGACGAGGTCACCAAGATCTATCCCGGGCCGGTGCAGGCCCTCACCAAGATCAGCCTGCAGGTCGCGCGCTCCGAGGTGCTGGTCATCATCGGGCCGTCGGGCTGCGGCAAGTCGACACTGCTGCGCACCATCAACGGTCTGGAGCCGATTCAGGGCGGCTCGATCACGTTCAACGATCAGGTCATCACCGATCGCAAGGTGAAATGGGAGCCGGTTCGCGAACGCATCGGCATGGTCTTCCAGTCGTACGAACTCTTCCCCCATCTCACCGTGCTCGACAACCTGCTGCTCGGGCCGAAGGTCGTCCAAAAGGCCAAGAAGGACGAGATGACCGCCCGTGCGCACGCTTTGCTGAAACGCGTCGGTTTGGACGACCGCGCCGACTCGTATCCCCGGCAGTTGTCGGGCGGGCAGAAGCAGCGCATCGCCATCGTCCGGGCGTTGATGATGCAGCCCGAGGTACTGCTGCTCGACGAGATCACCGCGTCGCTCGACCCGGAGATGGTGCGCGAGGTGCTCGACGTCGTCCTCGAATTGGCCGGTGACGGCATGACGATGCTGATCGTCACCCACGAGATGGCTTTCGCTCAGGCCATCGCCGACCGGGTGATCTTCATGGAGGCCGGCCAGATCGTCGAGGAAGGCGAACCGAAGTCGTTCTTCGCTCACCCGCAGACCGAGCGGGCCCGGCAGTTCTTGACCACCTTCGTCTTCGAGACGCCCGGCACATAG
- a CDS encoding amino acid ABC transporter permease, which produces MEIDFSQGFQLLFQGRNFARMMLGLWVSVRIALVAMILSIVLGTLVGIAMRSTRSWLRAIMRVYLEFIRIMPPLVLLFLVYFDLTRLSDLNPALPNINLSGETAAIIVFTLWGTAEMGDLVRGSIGSVPRHQYESARALGMSGGEVYRYVVIPQAVRRLVPLTVNLTTRMIKTTSLVSLIGVVEILKVAEQIIDASRFEFPDASLGIYGIVFVIYFIVCYIISSYARHLERKWALA; this is translated from the coding sequence ATGGAGATTGATTTCTCACAGGGCTTTCAGCTGCTCTTCCAAGGACGCAATTTCGCCCGAATGATGCTCGGGCTGTGGGTTTCGGTGCGCATCGCGCTGGTCGCGATGATCTTGTCCATCGTGTTGGGAACCCTCGTCGGTATCGCCATGAGATCGACGAGATCCTGGCTGCGCGCCATCATGCGGGTCTATCTCGAATTCATCCGCATCATGCCGCCACTGGTCCTGCTCTTCCTGGTCTATTTCGACCTGACCAGGCTGTCGGATCTGAATCCGGCGCTGCCCAATATCAACCTGTCGGGCGAGACCGCCGCCATCATCGTCTTCACCTTGTGGGGCACCGCCGAGATGGGCGACCTGGTGCGCGGCTCGATCGGTTCGGTTCCGAGGCATCAATACGAGTCGGCCCGGGCGCTCGGCATGTCAGGCGGCGAGGTCTACCGCTATGTGGTGATTCCGCAAGCGGTGCGCAGGCTCGTCCCCCTGACGGTGAATCTGACCACCCGCATGATCAAGACCACCTCGCTGGTCAGCCTGATCGGCGTGGTCGAGATCTTGAAGGTCGCCGAGCAGATCATCGACGCGAGCCGCTTCGAGTTTCCGGACGCCTCGCTCGGCATCTACGGCATCGTCTTCGTCATCTACTTCATCGTCTGTTACATCATCTCCAGCTACGCGCGGCATCTGGAACGAAAGTGGGCACTCGCATGA
- a CDS encoding amino acid ABC transporter permease yields MRDSIPLYVDAGILTLKIGVVGIVLALLTGLVCAIVQQLRIPVLRQIFGFYIELSRNTPLIVQLVFLYYGLPKAGLTLSSEMCAMVGLAFLGGSYMAEAYRSGFESIEPIQADSARALGMKPVQVMGKVLLPQAFAVAVPALTANVIFLIKEVSVVSVIALPDLVFVAKDQIGSDYNTQESLLLLVSAYLVILLPISLVARALERRVRFATYGD; encoded by the coding sequence ATGCGGGACTCGATCCCGCTCTATGTGGATGCGGGGATTCTCACGCTGAAAATCGGCGTGGTGGGAATCGTGCTCGCATTGCTGACCGGGCTGGTGTGCGCGATCGTCCAGCAATTACGGATTCCGGTATTGCGCCAGATCTTCGGTTTCTACATCGAACTGTCCCGCAACACTCCGCTGATCGTCCAGCTGGTCTTCTTGTATTACGGCCTGCCCAAGGCCGGGCTCACCCTTTCGTCCGAGATGTGCGCGATGGTCGGCCTGGCATTCTTGGGCGGGTCCTACATGGCCGAGGCCTATCGCTCCGGCTTCGAATCGATCGAACCCATTCAGGCCGACTCGGCCCGGGCGCTCGGCATGAAACCGGTACAGGTGATGGGCAAGGTGCTGCTTCCTCAAGCATTCGCGGTAGCCGTGCCCGCACTGACAGCGAATGTCATCTTCTTGATCAAAGAGGTCTCGGTGGTCTCGGTGATCGCGCTACCCGATCTGGTCTTCGTGGCCAAAGATCAGATCGGCAGCGATTACAACACCCAAGAGTCGCTGCTGCTGCTCGTCAGCGCCTATCTGGTGATCTTGCTGCCGATCTCACTCGTGGCCCGCGCGCTGGAGAGGAGGGTCCGCTTTGCCACCTATGGAGATTGA
- a CDS encoding transporter substrate-binding domain-containing protein — protein sequence MSHKRNHLRTAAAFASSLVLAFGLAACGSPDDIPADDSPAASESSVGSRTPEEIQAAGSIRLGVFSDKSPFGYVDSQGDYAGYDIYYGERIAEDLGVDVEWVPVEAASRVEFLETGKVDVILANFTVTPERAEKVDFANPYMKVSLGAVSAADSPVSDDQLADSKILVVKGTTADTWVDENLPDADVQEYEQYSQLTNALADGRGDVWITDNTEALAYSAQNTDFVTSITSFGSQDTIAPAVQKGNTELATWLNDEQVTLAEEDFFHADFEETLKPVYGDVISPDELVVEGGKVD from the coding sequence ATGTCCCACAAGCGCAATCACCTACGAACTGCGGCAGCCTTCGCGTCCTCACTGGTACTCGCCTTCGGGCTGGCCGCCTGCGGCTCGCCGGACGACATTCCCGCGGACGACAGCCCGGCCGCAAGCGAGTCATCGGTCGGCAGCAGGACTCCCGAAGAGATTCAGGCCGCAGGTTCCATCCGGCTCGGCGTGTTCAGCGACAAGTCCCCGTTCGGCTACGTGGACTCGCAGGGCGACTACGCCGGATACGACATCTACTATGGCGAGCGGATCGCCGAGGACCTGGGCGTCGACGTCGAATGGGTGCCCGTCGAAGCGGCCTCCCGCGTCGAGTTCCTGGAGACCGGCAAGGTCGACGTCATCCTCGCGAACTTCACCGTCACGCCCGAGCGGGCCGAAAAGGTCGACTTCGCCAACCCCTACATGAAGGTCTCCCTCGGCGCGGTGAGCGCAGCTGACTCCCCCGTCAGCGACGACCAGCTCGCCGACTCCAAGATCCTCGTGGTCAAGGGCACCACCGCCGACACCTGGGTGGACGAGAACCTGCCCGACGCCGACGTGCAGGAGTACGAGCAGTACTCCCAGCTGACCAATGCGCTGGCCGATGGACGCGGCGATGTCTGGATCACCGACAACACCGAGGCGCTGGCCTACAGCGCCCAGAACACCGACTTCGTGACCTCGATCACCAGCTTCGGCTCGCAGGACACCATCGCTCCGGCAGTGCAGAAGGGCAACACGGAGCTCGCGACCTGGCTGAACGACGAGCAGGTCACCTTGGCCGAGGAGGACTTCTTCCACGCCGACTTCGAGGAGACCCTCAAGCCCGTTTACGGCGACGTGATCAGCCCCGACGAGCTGGTTGTCGAGGGCGGCAAGGTCGACTGA
- a CDS encoding DEAD/DEAH box helicase: MSEAAFDRLSPAFPRRAPWGTSARLRAWQAEALQIYRDRAPRDFLAVATPGAGKTTFALRVAAELLNNHTVSRVIVVVPTEHLKTQWADAAAKVGIQLDPSGTGNRRGRSREFDGVAVTYAGVSVRAWHYEAVTLATPTLVIFDEIHHAGDSRSWGDAVMDAFGQATRRLALTGTPFRSDETPIPFVRYDEQPDGSLISHADFTYGYAEALRDHVVRPVVFMNYGGPMRWRTSSGDEIAANLGEVMTKDLTSQAWRTALDPAGEWVGSVLRAADRRLTEVRRHIPDAGGLVIASSQRTARAYASVLEQICGVKPTVVLSDDAKSSGKIEQFSGDESRWMVAVRMVSEGVDVPRLAVGVYATSTSTPLFFAQAVGRFVRARRRGELATIFLPTVPIILAHAASIERQRDHVLGRPKRKDEAVDIWAETEALMEQANAHEKASDDLLDEYQAVSSEAQFDHVLFDSQAYGMYAAPTSDDEADYLGLPGLLEPEQVTHLLQERQRRQVARHERTERKQKVPPEQSLHRQMADKRKELNSLVAQYARVKGTPHSHVHAGLRRECGGPPLGQATSAQIDSRIRTIKKWLGRA; this comes from the coding sequence ATGAGCGAGGCGGCATTCGACAGGCTGTCGCCGGCCTTCCCCAGGCGTGCGCCCTGGGGCACCTCGGCCCGGCTGCGCGCCTGGCAGGCCGAGGCCCTGCAGATCTACCGGGATCGCGCACCTCGTGACTTCTTGGCGGTCGCAACGCCGGGCGCAGGCAAGACGACCTTCGCGCTGCGCGTCGCGGCCGAGCTGTTGAACAATCACACGGTCTCCCGGGTGATCGTGGTGGTGCCCACCGAGCACCTGAAAACCCAGTGGGCGGACGCGGCAGCCAAGGTGGGCATTCAACTCGATCCGTCGGGCACCGGCAACCGGCGCGGACGCTCCCGCGAGTTCGACGGAGTCGCCGTCACCTACGCGGGCGTCTCGGTGCGGGCCTGGCACTACGAGGCCGTCACCTTGGCGACTCCCACCCTGGTCATCTTCGACGAGATCCATCACGCGGGAGATTCGCGCAGCTGGGGCGATGCCGTGATGGACGCCTTCGGCCAAGCGACCCGCAGGCTGGCGCTGACGGGTACCCCGTTCCGCAGCGACGAGACGCCCATCCCGTTCGTCCGCTATGACGAGCAGCCGGACGGCTCGCTGATCAGCCACGCCGACTTCACCTACGGTTACGCCGAGGCGCTGCGCGATCATGTGGTGCGTCCGGTGGTGTTCATGAACTACGGCGGTCCGATGCGCTGGCGCACCTCCAGCGGCGACGAAATCGCGGCCAACCTCGGCGAGGTGATGACCAAGGATCTCACCTCGCAGGCCTGGCGCACGGCCCTCGACCCCGCGGGCGAATGGGTCGGCTCGGTGTTGCGGGCGGCCGATCGCAGGCTCACTGAGGTGAGAAGACATATCCCGGACGCGGGCGGTCTGGTGATTGCCTCCAGCCAGCGCACGGCAAGGGCTTATGCGTCGGTTCTGGAACAGATCTGCGGTGTGAAACCGACCGTGGTGCTCTCGGACGACGCCAAGTCGTCCGGCAAAATCGAGCAGTTCTCGGGCGACGAATCGCGCTGGATGGTGGCCGTGCGGATGGTCTCCGAAGGCGTCGACGTGCCCCGGCTGGCCGTCGGGGTTTACGCGACGTCGACCTCGACGCCGCTGTTCTTCGCCCAGGCGGTCGGACGATTCGTCCGCGCCCGCCGGCGTGGCGAACTGGCCACCATTTTCTTGCCGACCGTGCCGATCATCTTGGCACACGCGGCCTCCATCGAACGGCAACGCGATCACGTGCTGGGGCGTCCGAAACGTAAGGACGAGGCAGTCGACATCTGGGCCGAGACCGAGGCCTTGATGGAGCAGGCCAACGCCCACGAGAAGGCCTCGGACGATCTGCTCGACGAATACCAGGCCGTCAGCTCCGAAGCCCAGTTCGACCACGTGCTCTTCGACTCCCAGGCGTACGGCATGTATGCGGCCCCGACAAGCGATGACGAGGCCGACTACCTGGGCCTGCCCGGACTGCTGGAGCCCGAACAGGTGACCCATCTGCTCCAGGAGCGGCAGCGCCGCCAGGTCGCGCGCCACGAGCGGACCGAGCGCAAACAGAAGGTGCCGCCCGAGCAGTCATTGCACCGACAGATGGCCGACAAGCGCAAGGAACTGAACTCGCTGGTCGCCCAGTACGCCCGAGTGAAGGGCACCCCGCACTCCCACGTGCACGCCGGGTTGCGCCGCGAATGCGGTGGTCCTCCGCTCGGCCAGGCGACCTCGGCGCAGATCGATTCGAGGATCCGCACCATCAAGAAGTGGTTGGGCCGCGCCTGA
- a CDS encoding DUF6479 family protein, whose amino-acid sequence MDERPQSPGSESPEDRGGQEPGYSADDPGPDTQASEGWSTQGAGQSGPDFAAPAGYTPMQGWQPSYANPSYDRPAYDQPNYDLESRPGDAGATDQPNAAAPQSGEPERLGNLADVPQQTQQQPAAAKFPAAGGSSAEQQSSDTSHQPGQGEPSTDDGRYRPIGQAQPSSGPGPASQFPGAGQQYASPARVPRPTGQQPAPGQASRPDGTQYSQPPSGAGQRPPSGPVPPGNRQPAGGPANGSQKVGIAPVIGAIAIGVVLALVVWLVAHHDPEPEPGPGPSAQTTETDEPTDEPTETEEPAIANQKSDRTTPWQVTRTEPRTGVAPTAQLGEETEYVDPDGIGLVTVMDAQWVDPGGRSMPDGYASLAVQVRFEAVQGEIRYSPTGCYATDSDGGRYTFGYNSRIEGDHPQFDIGTVPEGYMMTGWVIFEAPTNADMTFVFESFSEQAVRVDLPGDGPVDPVTPPIAVNKTFDVDDYGATGTLAVEGAAWFSDQGTSMLGIKVRVSASADQLFLCDSDFIARDENGVENEYELISDEPVYRPNIDCTSIVEGDQMSGWVYFELSQQPITIVYDNGYGERTEIEIPN is encoded by the coding sequence ATGGACGAGCGACCGCAGTCCCCTGGATCCGAGTCACCAGAGGACCGGGGTGGCCAGGAGCCGGGATACTCGGCAGACGATCCGGGCCCTGACACGCAGGCGTCCGAGGGGTGGAGCACTCAGGGTGCCGGCCAATCGGGGCCTGACTTCGCGGCTCCTGCCGGATATACCCCGATGCAGGGGTGGCAGCCCAGCTACGCCAATCCCAGCTACGATCGTCCGGCCTATGACCAGCCCAACTATGACCTGGAGTCTCGCCCTGGCGATGCCGGCGCTACCGACCAGCCGAATGCGGCCGCCCCACAGTCCGGCGAACCTGAACGTCTCGGCAACCTCGCGGACGTACCCCAGCAGACTCAACAGCAGCCCGCTGCGGCCAAGTTCCCTGCGGCAGGAGGATCGTCGGCGGAGCAACAATCCTCCGACACCTCGCATCAGCCCGGCCAAGGTGAGCCATCCACCGATGATGGACGCTACCGCCCCATCGGTCAGGCCCAGCCTTCATCGGGCCCCGGTCCGGCGTCCCAGTTTCCGGGAGCCGGGCAGCAGTACGCGTCACCCGCGCGGGTACCTCGTCCCACCGGCCAGCAGCCGGCGCCCGGCCAGGCATCCCGTCCGGACGGAACGCAATATTCGCAGCCACCATCGGGCGCGGGGCAGCGCCCGCCGTCGGGACCTGTGCCGCCCGGCAACCGACAGCCCGCAGGCGGGCCGGCAAATGGCAGCCAGAAGGTGGGGATCGCACCTGTCATCGGTGCGATCGCCATCGGCGTGGTGCTTGCCCTGGTCGTGTGGCTCGTGGCGCACCACGACCCTGAACCCGAGCCCGGTCCCGGACCGAGCGCGCAGACAACCGAGACCGACGAGCCCACCGATGAACCCACCGAGACCGAAGAGCCTGCGATCGCGAACCAGAAAAGTGACCGCACCACGCCCTGGCAGGTCACCCGCACCGAACCACGCACCGGCGTGGCACCCACCGCGCAGCTGGGCGAAGAGACCGAATACGTCGATCCCGACGGCATCGGCCTGGTCACCGTGATGGATGCCCAATGGGTCGATCCCGGCGGGCGTTCGATGCCGGACGGCTACGCGAGCCTCGCCGTCCAGGTGCGTTTCGAGGCCGTTCAAGGTGAGATCAGATACAGCCCGACCGGTTGCTATGCGACCGATTCCGATGGCGGACGCTACACCTTCGGCTACAACTCCCGGATCGAAGGTGACCACCCACAGTTCGATATCGGCACCGTACCCGAGGGCTACATGATGACGGGCTGGGTGATCTTCGAGGCGCCCACGAACGCGGATATGACGTTCGTTTTCGAGAGCTTCAGCGAACAGGCCGTCCGAGTGGACCTGCCCGGTGACGGACCGGTCGATCCCGTTACCCCGCCGATCGCCGTGAACAAGACTTTCGATGTCGACGATTACGGCGCCACGGGCACCCTGGCGGTCGAGGGAGCCGCCTGGTTCAGCGATCAGGGCACCTCCATGCTCGGCATCAAGGTGCGCGTATCAGCCAGTGCCGACCAGCTCTTCCTGTGCGACTCCGACTTCATTGCCCGCGACGAGAACGGAGTCGAGAACGAATACGAGCTGATCAGTGACGAGCCGGTCTATCGTCCGAACATCGACTGCACGTCGATCGTCGAAGGCGATCAGATGTCCGGCTGGGTCTACTTCGAGTTGTCCCAGCAGCCGATCACGATCGTCTACGACAACGGCTACGGCGAACGAACAGAGATCGAGATTCCCAACTGA